The Gymnogyps californianus isolate 813 chromosome 19, ASM1813914v2, whole genome shotgun sequence DNA window TCGTGGTGAGCTTGTCCAAGCCTCCTTCGCCTGTTCACCTCCCACTCCCATCACTTTCCTGGATTTTGTCCCTGTCGGTGCCAGCATCTCTTGCTGCAGctcttggctgctgctttgccatCATCTGGAAACCTCCCTTCACCTGTACATCAACAGCAGTGCGTTTTGCAGTTCTGGGAAAGCACATGGTGGCTTTGCCGAAATCAGCTGTATAAATATTACTCTGACGGTCTCTGCTAGCAAGTTGATGGCTGTTACTGTAGAAAACGCAAAGTCTTCCTGGAAATGCAAAATGGCTCTGACACAGCCCCAGATGCTGTGGTTAGCAGGAATAGAAGTGGGAAAGAGTTTGATCCGAGAGTAATGGTGGAGCAAGGCAAAGATTTTCTAATGTGGGTGTTTCAAGTTAGTGACTAAGCTCCACATTTAGATACTAAATAAGTGGCCTCATTTCTAAAGAGGTGGAGGCTTCCTGTACATGGATTCGGGTGCTCCAACTTCAGGAGCCTGGATGGAGTCTGGCCTTACGTTTTTATTGGGAGGTTTTCAGTGCTTCTGGACACTTGGCACTAACGTAGGTGGAGCTGTGTGCTCGCTGGACTTAGAAAGCACAACCCTTCAGCCAGATCCAAAGCCTGGTCCCAAAAAAAGCCTCTATGCAAAATGCCTCCGTGGTAACACGTAGAGATCTGGACCGAGCTGAGACACAAAGCTGAGTGGTCACGGAGATGGTGGCCCAGTGCTAAGGTTACAGCATTaggcttcttttttcctttctgcctttcttccccATCGCTTGGCAGCTCCTCTCTTAGCAGCTGCCTCTAggctgggtgggtgggtgggtgttcCTGACAAGTTCGGTAGAAGAAGGTACAAGCACATGAACTTGGAAATACCCTACCCATCTGCCAAGACGGTGTAAATGTGACTGTCCCTGAACAAATGTTTCCCAGCCCAGTTTTTATGCAGTTCTGCAGGGCACATAAAGCAGAGTCTTGCTGCTGATGTtgaatgggaaaagaaacattaatcTGCTGAACAGATGCATTAGGTTTAGCAGCAGTGGGAGGCCCATCACCTAAATGTTCGCTCCCAAATCGGGAAAAAGTTAGGGCAAGGGGCACGTAGTCCCATCTGTAGGCATACTGACAAGCAGGATtggcagcctctctgctgcctggtcTTTATGATCAAAAAGTAATTTGCTAGGAAAAGAACTGCAGAGAAGAGTTGGGATAGGAAAGGATGGCAATCAAGGCCCCGCAGCTAGGGTATAACCCTGATGTGTCTTCCTGTTCCTGGGGTCTGGGGATGTGGAAGATCAGCTCTTAGGGTAGCAGAGAAGTCATGATGTTTTAGCTGCTTTCTAAAGCAAGACCAGATGCAGGCAGCTCTCAAAAGCAGTCATACAAAATCAAAGGTTGTCCAGTGAGAGGGgatggagaagcagaagagatcaTGTTCCTGTTACGTTTCAGTGCGTGAGAAATTCCTATTGATTTTTTCTAACAGTGAAGATTTGGGTGTGAACTGTGGGAGCAGCAGACAGAGGCACCGTGCCCATGCTGGTGAGGTTCTGTGCATGTCCCTTGTGTCCTTGCAGAGGCTGGTTGTTTGCCTGGAGGAGTCAATTTACATCCATAACATTAAGGACATGAAGCTTTTGAAGACTATTCTGGATACGCCTCTGAATACAACAGGTAAGCACAGAAAAACTGTGTGAAAGGGAGAGATCAGCTCTGCAGGAGCTTTGTAGAGCCACAACACTCATGTTAGAATTTAAACCAGCCTGTGGTTTGTGTATCCTAATTCAGCATTGGGGAGACAGAAATGCATGGAGGCAATCAGTCGGGCTTGGGAGAGCAGAAACCCTGCTCTGTCCTGAGCAAATGTGTCAAAGGAGAGCAGAAATGGTCAGCGTGGTTTGACTTCACCTCCCAGGTTCGGTCCCTTCCTGTCCTCGCGCGAGATGTCCGTGCAGCTCACAGCTTCCTGCAGTGTGCCTTTATTCTCTTTCACAAGCGGAAAGCCGTAAGGCAGGCCAGGACCGCAAGTTTCCCTCCACATATAAGACAACTTGAAATTCTTCCTCCGGGGCTCCCTGCCCTTCCTTCACCATGCCCTGCGTCAGAGAGTCCCGTGGCGTTTTTGCTCTCCGGACAAAGGAGCCCCGCTTCCCTGCGCTGCCGGCATGAGTCAGCTCTGCAGCGTCACGCCGTGCTGCAGAGCTCGGCACTCCCTCCAGACCTGCGGTTAACCCAGGTTCTCTTTTGGCCATGGACATGCACTGCTCCGCTAAGGTAGCAAGCTCCTGTGATTACTTATGGGCTTGGGGTCAGCTCCCAAAGTGATTAGCACTGTGAAGATCACCCGGGGCAGAAAATGCAGCCAGGCATAGCGCTAATTCTCTGCCAGGGAGTTCCCAGGAGCCGGGGCTGCCACCTGATATTATTCCATATATGCTGCAAACCCAAGGGGCAGGGCAGGTGGCTGCAGAACAGATCCTCTCTGTGTAGCGTAGGGTGAATCCGGCTTTGCTGCTCATGGGAGAGGAGCTATTTTTAGCCACGGAGAGGGGAACTTGGCGGAGCGCCTGCGGCAGCGCTGCCATGCGTTGCTGTGATATCCCGGTCGGGCGCAGGCTGCAGCATCGTTTCACGGGTGGTTGGTCGGGAAGTTGCTGATGTGCTCatgcctggctgctgggcttTCAAGGGACGCTCTTCTGACGGCTCCCCTGACCTACTTCAGGTTTCAACAGATGGCCTCTCCATGTGGATTAAATATACTAAATACTGCCAAtataattaaagtttaaaaccTTCCCGAGAAAGCCCAGCAGCGACAGGAAGGGCAGAGATACCCAGGCCTGAAGCTGTTCTGCAGTGGGGCTGAATGATCAGGTCATGGTTTAAGAGCAACAGCAATCAGCGCTCGCTGGGCCAGGACTAGGCTGCTGTGGATCACAGGACTTCATAtgggcttaatttttttaaaatcctttaacCGCAGCAGCTGTCATTGAAATGAGCTGAGCGACCAGCGCTGTGCCACGCGTGCTCCCTTTGTCCCTGGACCATCTGCTTTGGTCCCAAGCCTGACCCCGAGGACAGCGTGTCCAGGAGGCTGAGGCAGTCCAGCCTCACCACTCTTTACACAACCCTTTTTGGAGTGGGGATCTGTGCCAGGGGAGTGTAGGAGCACACAGCAAGTGTGCCACCTCCCCAAAGTGTGCGCCCTGGGCACGGTAACACGAGCACGCTGAGGACTGGGATTTGCTGCACACCCACCGGCCAGTCGCAGTGAGCTCTCTGGCTGTTCCTGGCCAGGACCTGGCTCCCGGTCCAGCCTCCTCCatgcaggagaggaaaatgcCCATGGTGGGCGAGCCTGTTGTTTTTCATGTGTGCTCAAGCATGTTGTTTTTCATGTGGCTCATGTCAGGGGCAGGATTTGCACTGAGGAGGTCACAGTGCTTGTGGTGACATGCGTGCCACGAGGGCATATCTCAGGGACGACTGCAGCTTTGGAAACCACCTCATGTGGCTCCCCTCAAGCCTGAGATGCGCCTGGACCTGCTGGCTTGGGGGCAAGGCCAGGCTTCTCGGACACAGTAGCATTTTTCCATGCTGCTCGAGGAAGCCACCTGCGATGTGGCATTCCCAGAGCTGCCATCCTGAGCAGCACcagcctgcctcctccctcctgagCCTGCCACTGCATGCACCGACCCTCGtcagggctgtggggctgctgagAGTAGTAGAGGAGCATCTTCAAAGGCTGCCCGTGTCCCTTGTGATCCTTGTTCTTTGTGCGTCCCTGAGGTCAGCCCAGTACACTTGCGTCTGTGTTTTCCCCTGGCCTGGTTTCCCGTCCGCCTCTCCCAGCCAGGCACGGAGCAGAGGGAGCGGGTGACTCACACCAGCGGCTCAGAGCTTGCTTTGTTTAGCTCGAGTGTTCTCTAGATCCTCCGCTTAGAGAAAGGGCTGTGCTGatccccctgtgctgcctgggcCAGGGGAAGACCATCCTGAAAAGACAGGATGCTCATCACAAGCAAAGTCTCTGGGCTATCTTTGCCTTCCTCCTatcccatccctccctcttTGGGTGCCTTTTAATTGCCTgcactttgctgctgctgcacctctTCTCCCCGGTGCGTGCAGTCCCTGGCATGATGTAAATGCCTCTGATTGATAGGGAGTGGATCCCTGGGGCCCCTGGCCgatcctgcagctcctggctctgctgtggtCTCTTTGTTTAGTTATAAACAATGACCTAAAACGAGAGCTTCAGCCGATCCTTCCCCGCTGCTGGGCCTGGGCCAGGGCCGTGTCCTGACACGATGGGTTGCACGGCATGTGTGCGCGTGTCCGTGCATATACGTGCAGGCGTCCTGTTTGGGGAGGATGGCAGCATCCCTGGCAGCCTTTAACCTCGCAGCTTCCTCCACACGTGGGATTAGGTGGGACCCCCCGGCGGGGGCCAGGAAGCTCAGGTCGTGCCGAAGCCTTGAGTCGGATTTGGGAGGACTGTGAGCACGTGGACGTGGCGCAGGAAGCAAGTGAGACCCGTTTCTGTGTGTGACAGGATTCACTGGGATAGGTCCTCAGCCAGCGGCagaaaggagaggcaggaagagaTGCTCTTTTCCGAGGTCACCTGGGGGACAGGCGGATGGACGTAACCACACAcacatccatccatccatccatccctgtCTCATCCTGTAATTCCTGCTCACTTTGAAAGGTGTGTTTGGGAACCTTTATGCTCATGTTGGCATAAAAACAGATGGCTATTACGGGGAAGAATTCCTCTGTGGTTAAAATTTAGCTAGGTTCAAGTTCCTTGTCAGCCGGAAGCTCCCTGCACAACTGTGGCATTTGCTTTGTCttcttctgcttcccttttccgttcagagaaaaaggaaatggcaCTGTCCAGGCCCACAGCCGCTGCCTTGCCGTGCCAGCCTTCATCTGCCAGGCTTCATACCGGGGCTGTGTCCACGCTGCGCTGCTCATCTGAGCTTCTGACCCGGCACCTACGCCCTGCGCACATCTGGAGGTGCCCAGATGTGCCTGGACATGAGTCCTGTTAGCCCTGAGTCCAAGATGTCCCTTGCTGTGTTTCACGCACCTATTCTTGCCTTCTCAAAGGAGATGATTAAGGGGGAGAAGCCAAGAGCGTGCCCAAAAGCAAGACCTGGGCTCCTTCTGAGCAGGGTTTGGGGAGGACGGTGGCTGGGAGAAGGGAGCCGTACTGTCCCATACCAGCAGGTGTCCCCACGGCCGAGGCATTGCCAGCGCACCGCCGGCCTGCGCCCGGTGCCGGACGCTGCCCCAAAATGAGACAGAGCCTGAACCCCCTGCGGTGTCCATGGCCGCgtttctgctttctgtcctcCACCAACAAACAACCTCAGCTGCGTCCTTCTCGCCTTGCCAGGTCTGTGCGCTCTCTCGATCAACCACGCCAACTCCTACTTGGCTTATCCCGGCAGTGCGACCAGCGGAGAGATCGCGCTTTACGACGGAAATACTTTGGTAAGTGCGAAGCTCGCCCATTTGGATACCGGCAGggactgaaaacaaacagaaccaCAGCAAAGCCAACAGGGCCTTTGGGAAGGATGAATAAATACACTCCACCGAGCTAAACTGCAAGGGAATTGCCCAGAGCAGGCACGTTCCCCATCCCCCTTGCTTGGACGCCATGCGAAGCAGACAGCCTCTTTGAGATCAGGACGTCCATCTCCCAGTACGGGATATTAAGGGAAACGTGACCCATTACCCCGCAGCCCAAGGGCCGCTGCCAGGCTGACACAGGGGTTCCTATAGGGGGTTCCTGTAGGAGCTTCAACAGCGTATCCCATGGGAGTGATGTGACCAGGGTGGCTCAGGGAGGGTTGGAGCTGCTCCAGGCGCAGCGCAGGAGCACGCCACGGGCTGGAAGGGATGCCGGACCCGAAGTCATGGAGAGGGAGAGGTGTCCAGAGCCCCCTCAGGAAATCTGTccctggctggaagcagggTCATGATTATCTGCTGTTTATGCCAGGGCTTTGGATTACATAAGGCTGTCGCTCTGTACGTGCAGCGGGAGCTGAGGATCTGCAGCAGGGGAGGAGCAGAGCACAAGGGgaaaacatgctgctgctgtgagagGTACTAGCGAGGGCCTGGGCTCCCTGCAGGCATCAGGGTGGTGTTGCTGCAGCAGGATTTGCTGTACAGCCGAGCAAATTGCATGGAGGCCAACTCTATCTCTGCACAAAGAAATGCCACGCTTCAGAGAGGACACAGTTGCGatcccagagcctggagaggcgGGGAGCTGAGGACCTCTGCCCCTGAAATGAGCTTTCTGTAATCACAGTGGCTGTAGTAGGTGGGGAGTGAGCTCAAGGCAGGGCAAAGATAAGAAATGCTGAGGATGTTGAAGGGATACCATAAGTGCGATACGATCCTGCGAACCCATATCGGCAGGCCTGGGTAGGGTGCGAGGCAGGGAATGCCCTGCCCTTAGGCAGTCCGAGGAGCAACGTGTCTCTTTGCACTCACATTACCTTCTGCCCTACAGAAAACAGCCTGCACAATTCCTGCCCATGACGGGCCTCTGGCTGCTCTCGCCTTCAACTCCACTGGCTCGAAGCTGGCAAGTGCTTCTGAAAAAGTGAGTGAGCGCCGCTGCGAGcaccctccctgctgcctgtgctccctGCCCGCGGCTGGCAGGGGGGTCCCAGCCAGCTCTGGTGCATCGGCTGCCTGGAGCATGGAGAGCGGGACCTCTGAGCTGCCTGCTCTTAAACACGGCCAACAGAGGAGGGGCACTAAAAGGACTCTGCCTTGTAAGAGGCCAGTGTATTGGGTTCAGATTGACCGCGGCTGGCAAACAGGAGGGGCCTTTGCACGTCCCAAGTTTCTGGGTGTGTCAGAGAAAGGGCTCGCGCTCTTTGCCCTGTTCCTGTGTGatctttcatttgcattttttgcagGGCACAGTCATTCGTGTATTTTCCATTCCTGGGGGGCAAAAGCTCTATGAATTCCGCCGAGGGATGAAAAGGTCAGTTCATTCTTCTGTCGGTGACAAGTACACAGAGGGCTCCCGGAGCAGAAATGTAAACAGAGGGACAGGGGCAACGTCAGATCCTGGTGGCTTTGGCatcttttgcagaaagaaaacaagagcgAACGTATCAGATAGAAATGTCATTGTGTCAGACAGCCATGCTGCGCCCAGCTGCCTCCGGCAAGTTTAGTGATTCAATTCAGTGTGTCGCAGAACAGGGCGATTGCAGAGAACAGAGGTAGATTCAGTCCATTTACTCTgtcctttcttgtttcttactTGAAATAATGGAGTCCCCAAAGTTATTAGACCAACTCTTGCCCTCTCAAAGGAGGTGCTTTGAAGCTACTAAGTGATTTGCGCAGAGCCCAAGTCTTGATGGCGGGAATGGGCTGTTGCTGCCCTTCTGCAGGCTCCCTCAGATCTTTTCAGTAGATCCATTCCTGacttttccctcttccccatccctgaCCTGCCTGTGATTTTACACCCACTTCTGCAAGTACAAAAACTGCCGTGACTGAGACACCCTGGCCCTGCTGAACCTGTGCAGGAGGAGATGCCATATGTATCCCACTATCCAGCGCTTTGGATATCCTCCCTGGCCTTTGCAGTACCAGAAGCTTTAGCTGCTGTAGCGAGGTCGGCACAGATGTTCACTCCACAGACAGCTCTGTGAGCAAGGACATTTGCACCTCTCTGGCTCTTTGTCACTACCTTGAGGCtaccccagctctgctgagccaAGGGATTAGGGAAATGCTGGTCAGTCAGCCCACAGGCTcggcagcagccaggcagggtgCTCCTCACTGTGTATGGGTCTCCTTCCTCCACGTCCTCTTCTCTGTGAGCAAAACCAAGCAGTTCCCCTTGAACAGTATGCCATGAAGTGACCAGTCCTGTTTTTGCTTGGTCTTAGGTATGTGAACATCAGCTCTCTGGTCTTCAGCATGGATTCCCAGTTCCTCTGTGCTTCCAGCAACACGGAGACCGTGCACATCTTTAAACTGGAGCATCTCACTGACAGGTGAGGGGCTTAGCCTGGGTTAACCTGCCTGCCCCAGGGGTGTCTCTGCTTCAAAGGTCTGCCTTTACACAGCTGGCCTCCATTTCCTCACCACGTACTCTCCATGAGCAGTACCAGCTGCAATCTGTCTCTTCGGCTTTGTGTCCTGAGGGACTCACTCCTTGGAAAAGCTACACACCACATCCCTGCCGTCAGCCTCTCCAGGCCTGCTCTGGGTTTATTAGCTGCCACTgttccctgcctccttcccatGTGTCCAGCTAGGCTGGTGCACAATGTGTGCAGGTGCTCCAAAGAAAGCCTTCGCGTATCTGAGATCAGGATCATTTTGTCCGTTCCTGATCTGTTTTGTCATGCTGATTGCGGTAGCCCCACTGATGCTGCTTTGTGACCCCCTCAGCCGGCCAGAAGAGCCTCCAACCTGGAGCGGTTACATGGGAAAGATGTTCCAGGCTGCTACCAACTACCTCCCTGCTCAGGTATCAGGCATGATGAACCAGGATCGAGCCTTTGCCACTGTCCGCCTGAACATCTCCGGACAAAGGAACATCTGTGCCCTCTCCACGTATGTATTGACATCTGCATCCCCTCTGCCACGCCAGCCCATGAGCAGACACAACTATCTCTGCAGAACACCACCACTGTGGCCCCTTATCTTTGCAGGGGCCTGCAGAGCACGCAGCGTGGGTGCGTGCTGTATCTGTGTGCGAGTGCAGACGTGTTTGGACTCATGATGCTTTTCTCATTAGGATTCAGAAGCTGCCTCGACTGTTGGTGACTACGTCAGATGGACATCTCTATATCTATAACTTGGACCCGCAAGATGGAGGGGAGTGTGTCTTAATTAAGAAACACAGGTAACTATACCTCCAGACACATCTGATACAGAGgctgatcttttaaaaaattaaacgAAATTTCACCTGAAGTCACAAAATGGAGCTGTAGGAGCAAGAACATTAGAACTGACTTTGTGATTTTAGCTGCCTGATCCGACAGACGTGGGTGGGAACCACGTCAGCAGGCAGGGACGTGGGGTTTCTTGCAGAAGAAACCAGAGACATCTCAGATCCCTAGGCAGTTGTGGGACATCTCAGCTTAGACAGCAGAGGTGGGCAGACTGTGCCTTAGGAGATGCCTCCAGCAGCGGAGCGCTGACCACCACggtggcaggagagcagagcaccTTCTCCAGGCGTGAGTGGGTGCCGGAGAGCTGACTTTGGGGGTAGGATGGTGCAGAGCGACGCTGGGAGCTGCTGTTAACAAAAACCCGCACAGATGCACGCCTGCAGGCACGCAGTGCCAAAGCAGagtcttctgtgctgctgttcagtTTGTATGCAAATTTGGTAACCCCACACACACATCTGGGCTACTTGGCTCCAGATGTGAAGCCTTTGGGGTGGGGTGCGATGTAACATGTGCTCTAAGCCAGGAGGTGGCTGACAGCCAGGAAAATGCCAGCAGTTTTTTGAAAAGCTACAAAACAACGGCACTTCAAAGCTGCGCTGTCCAGCGTGCtccggccgccccgccgccttCAGACACCGCTGACGCCCGCCTGCTCCCGTCCGGAAGCAGCCGTCCGGAGCTGGCGGGCCAGCTTTGTATGTGGGTTCCTCTTAGCATCAGAGGACTGAAAAGGGCCCTTGGGTCATGAGTTACGTTACATCATACTATATCTCTGCTCAAACTCCATCCTAAACTAGCCAGCGCTGCTTTTCCCATCTAGTCCGCTCCTGTTGGAAGCCCTTCGGAGCCCCCTCTGTGATTAGAAACACTGTTTGCCTTTGTAACCTAAAGCTTTTGTGGTCAATCTGTTCCCTTCTATTCTTGTGCCAGCATTGTCCTCTAGCTGAAGTAGTGCTTTCCCTATCTTCTGCTTCCCCCTCTGCTTTACTTGTAGAGCACAatgctctcctcctctgcagcgcTGTTagggctgcaggcagtgcctggATGCAGTGATGCGGATGGGTGATGTGGTTCAAGCAGACGTGGGTGCATGTGTTTGTCTTAGCCGGTGCTGGGGGAGGAACGGTTGGGATGAGAACTaactcttctcccctctcttgCTCCTCTACGATTAGTCTGCTTGGCTCAGGAAAGATGGAGGAGAACACAGAAAATGACCTTCAGCCTCCATTACCTCAATCTTATGCAGCAACTGTAGCCAGACAAAGTACAGTGCCTTCAACTTCGACCATGCCAGGTAAGCATCATGTCTGCCCCTCCTCAGGCAGAAGCAAGAAAGCCACGTGGGGCAAAGCGGAAAGTCGCCCAACTTCCAAGGGTTCAACCAGAAACACCACTTGTGCAATGCAGACTGGGGCAGCAGGACTCTCTGGAGCTCACCTGGTTCATCCCCTGCCCCAAAAACAGGCCAGGcgttttctgctctgcttcccgGGACCCCTTGCCAGCGCTTCTCCTCCTTGTGCAGAGCTGTACCACCAACGGGCCCGCCGGCAGAGCAGTAACCACATCCGAGCTTCACAGTTTGTcagacagcagctgctgccaggctggtTTCCAGGAGTTGAAACCATGGGTATAGAAGTCGGATTTCACTATTTTTGTGGCAAGATCGCTACAGATTCTCCCAAACCTGTTACACCTTACCCTAACGATGCTAGCACTAAATTGTTGCAGGAGAAGACCGGGTGACTATCTCATTATATTCCCGAGTCTAAAGGTCCACATACAGATGTGGATCTTATTCTGAAATTGGTGCTTACATTCatggtgggaggaggaaagcttCTGCCACAGGAGCTAGCCATGTAGTCCATTCCCTAATCTGTAGCGTCGATGAGATACTTTCTCTTCCGCACTCCCCCAGAGCTCTGCCAAAAAGccagagaaagcagctctgtgctAAAAAGGTGATAAAATAGTGTCTCCGCTATTTGTTTCCAGCCTCCTTCCATCCATTTATCCGTAACGTTTTGTATTTTTACTCGGACAGGTTATTCAGAGGATGGTGGTGCCCTGCGAGGAGAGGTTATCCCAGAGCATGAGTTTGCAACTGGACCAGTGTGTCTTGATGACGAGAATGAGTTTCCTCCTGTGAGCATTCGGGACCCCTAAAACTGCAATTCAGCCCTCATGCTAAGAAGAAAGTATTAACCTCTTACAGAAGAGATACTGTTGCCCCCACCTTGTCCCAGCTCACTGTGAAGCCTAAAATAACTAATTAAGGTATAGGGACAGTGCCAGGAAAAGTACACCCCCACTAAATGGCAGCTAGGGATGGGGCAAAGATGATCAAACCTAATCATTAGAGATGGATCTGAACAAACTAGTCGAATGAAGTGCAGATGCAGAATGACGTTCAGATCCAGATCTGACCTTTGTGCCTTGTGCAGATTTCTAGTATTACCAGGAATAGCTTTAATTTGAACAATACCatcatttagaaataaaaacttaataCTCCCTGTTGCATTTACAGTCAGTTGTATTAGTTTATGGAATGCAACTGGGACATGCCTGAACCTCACCAGTCTCTTCATTTCCAAGCTAACTGAAAAGGAAACTCCTTTTCCGAGTACAAAGATGAAAGGCATAGCAGAGTTTTAAACcgttttatgatttttatacGCACTTTCTCAGTTACCATTGGAAGAAGAtactggctttttaaaatctaactTAAGCCTGGCAGTgtctctcctgctcctcttcctaTTACAGACGCATGTATTATGTTAAGTATCTAACCCCTAAATGGACCGATGTTGGTACTGTGCTATGATCTGGTTGTAATCAGCAGTGTCTTCATCATAGTAATGCATTAATACAGCAGAATATTGTAATGGATTTCAAGTTGTAGACTTGGCAGACTTTTGAATCCCTTACTCCGTTTTTACATATCCTGCTGTTGGAGTTTTGCCTGAAAAGGAGGAAGTAAAAACTTTATCGGGATCCCAGGATTTGTTCTATATGCTGAGGCTGACCTCTGTGAGGCACTTTCCTATTAACTGATGCAAAGTGTTATTTAGATAAAAGATGACTGGCTCATGACTCCCTTTGAAACAACACTGCCTAAATCCAACTCCAGTTGCGTAAAGCTTAGACCAATTCTCTTTTGTTACCTGTAACATAACCTGCTGCAAACTGAGAACAAGAGTTTTCTAGTTGCCCGACTCCACTACCCAAGAAGGATATTTAAAATGTCTCCCCTCTGGCCAAAGTCGTGTGGCCATGGAGAAGCTGGTGGCCCAGGCCCCTGGAACGAGCAGCAGGGCCAGAGAGAAATCCTTTGCTTCCTTCTGGTGAACCTGCTCTTGACCATGTGGTTTTGGGGACAGGCAAATGCCAGCAAGCAGGAATCACGCTGCTCCTGAATAAGCCTTCCTGCTGGGACTATGCTGTATAAAAGCAGCCCCAAACCCCTGCTGTACAACAGCAGGCGCTTTATTAAATGAACTTTGATCTCTCAAAATCCTGTGCTGCAATTAACCTGACAGAGCAACTTACATGTGTAATGTTAGGGAGGAGGTGGTGTGGGAGGGAAGGCGCTTTCCAAAAATACTCCCTGACACGGTGGCTTAGCAATTGGAGCTTCCAGATAAAGTCTCTGCAGCTAGGACTTTGGTTTTGCCCCTCCGTTGCTGACAGTAATGTGTTTT harbors:
- the WIPI1 gene encoding WD repeat domain phosphoinositide-interacting protein 1, whose protein sequence is MEAAAEAPGGPAALSCFSYNQDCTSLAIGTTTGYRLFSLSSVEQLDQVHESNEIPDVYIVERLFSSSLVVVVSHAKPQQMNVYHFKKGTEICNYSYSSNILSIRLNRQRLVVCLEESIYIHNIKDMKLLKTILDTPLNTTGLCALSINHANSYLAYPGSATSGEIALYDGNTLKTACTIPAHDGPLAALAFNSTGSKLASASEKGTVIRVFSIPGGQKLYEFRRGMKRYVNISSLVFSMDSQFLCASSNTETVHIFKLEHLTDSRPEEPPTWSGYMGKMFQAATNYLPAQVSGMMNQDRAFATVRLNISGQRNICALSTIQKLPRLLVTTSDGHLYIYNLDPQDGGECVLIKKHSLLGSGKMEENTENDLQPPLPQSYAATVARQSTVPSTSTMPGYSEDGGALRGEVIPEHEFATGPVCLDDENEFPPIILCRGGQPGKAKRS